A stretch of the Filimonas lacunae genome encodes the following:
- a CDS encoding DUF3300 domain-containing protein: MTTLRIILLSLLMAGFTRAANAQQGEWPRVINSTNGSIIKVYEPQPESFSGNILKSRAAVSYQKDASSEPVFGTFWSVSMVETDRDNRRISVQSARVPNLKFPDEVDANTLSYVKTSLEAGLPAVEKDLSQDVILTSIDANADQKKLSQDLSNKAPKIYYATSPSMLVLIDGEPKLKENKDWGVSAVVNTPFTIVKNSDGNFYLYGAKKWFKATSAKGPYAYTESTPANLTKVATAVDNQNNSDVGYRDSADVAQAQSDAVPEIIVSTVPAELIQTNGNPSFVEIQGTNLQYADNSQQDLFLDADTQQYYVLLSGRWYKTDKLNGSWSYVASNQLPADFAKIPEGSPKDNVLASVPGTSAAREAVMDAQIPQTAKVDRHSASTSVTYDGQPKFEAITGTDLTYAVNTQSSVLGYKGRYYSVDKGVWFVSDSPDGPWAVSTDRPDEVEQIPPSSPAYNLKYVYVYDATPDYVYMGYTPGYLNNYVYGGTVIYGTGYNYSPWWGNYYYARPYTWGFGVSYNPWWGWNLGFNYSFGWFNMGWGYGGYNNWGGWCGGWWGPSIYRPPYRYYGGYSHGGYYGPHYGGGYYGGGNRMGNFTGGRNAGGGRDGGRMGGRYAGQGMNGGRSINNIYNYRNDVVTNGGGRGAGGRDGGRVNNGGFNGGNNGGFNGGRGGARQDFNGNNGGNGFSNGINNSGMNGGRVAGGNPGGNTAGGGRAANGGANNGRVYTDGNGNVYQRGNQGQWQQRQQTQWQQVDNNRRETIQGLNRQQQQMNRGEQRTQNFQQYRNSAPSGGYSRPSGGNPGGGGGRTFSAPSGGGGRSFSAPSGGGGGRSSGGGGGGRGGRH, encoded by the coding sequence ATGACAACCTTAAGAATAATCCTACTTTCTCTGCTCATGGCCGGCTTTACCCGCGCCGCCAATGCACAGCAGGGCGAATGGCCGAGGGTGATTAACTCCACCAACGGATCCATCATAAAAGTATACGAACCGCAGCCAGAATCTTTTTCGGGTAATATCTTAAAATCACGCGCAGCTGTCTCCTATCAGAAAGATGCCTCCAGCGAACCTGTTTTTGGTACGTTCTGGTCGGTAAGTATGGTAGAAACCGATAGGGACAACAGGCGCATCAGTGTGCAAAGCGCAAGGGTGCCCAACCTGAAGTTTCCGGACGAGGTAGATGCCAACACGCTCAGCTATGTAAAAACGAGCCTGGAAGCAGGACTGCCGGCAGTGGAAAAAGACCTGTCGCAGGATGTAATACTTACTTCCATCGATGCCAACGCCGATCAGAAAAAACTGTCGCAGGATTTAAGCAACAAAGCACCTAAAATCTATTATGCTACATCGCCTTCGATGCTGGTGCTGATTGATGGGGAGCCTAAGCTGAAAGAAAATAAAGACTGGGGCGTAAGCGCCGTAGTAAATACTCCTTTCACCATTGTGAAAAACAGTGACGGCAACTTTTACCTGTATGGTGCTAAAAAGTGGTTTAAAGCTACCAGCGCTAAAGGGCCATATGCTTATACAGAATCAACGCCTGCTAACTTAACCAAAGTAGCAACTGCGGTAGATAACCAAAACAACAGTGATGTAGGTTATCGCGATTCGGCTGATGTGGCACAGGCACAAAGTGATGCGGTTCCTGAAATTATAGTAAGCACGGTTCCGGCGGAATTAATACAAACCAATGGTAATCCATCGTTTGTAGAAATCCAGGGCACCAACCTGCAATATGCAGATAACTCACAACAGGATTTATTCCTGGATGCCGATACACAGCAATACTATGTGCTGTTATCGGGTCGCTGGTATAAAACGGATAAATTGAATGGCAGCTGGTCGTATGTAGCTTCTAACCAGTTACCGGCCGACTTTGCTAAAATTCCGGAAGGATCGCCAAAAGATAACGTGTTGGCCAGTGTGCCTGGTACCAGCGCTGCCCGTGAGGCGGTAATGGATGCCCAGATACCACAAACGGCTAAAGTAGACCGTCACTCCGCCAGCACTTCTGTTACCTACGATGGTCAGCCTAAATTTGAAGCCATCACTGGTACCGATTTAACGTATGCGGTAAACACGCAAAGCTCTGTATTAGGGTATAAAGGAAGATATTATAGTGTGGATAAAGGGGTATGGTTTGTGTCTGATAGTCCTGATGGCCCCTGGGCGGTAAGTACCGACAGGCCGGACGAAGTGGAGCAGATTCCACCAAGCAGCCCTGCTTACAACCTGAAATATGTGTATGTATATGATGCCACACCTGATTATGTGTACATGGGTTATACGCCCGGTTATTTAAACAACTACGTATATGGCGGTACAGTTATTTACGGTACCGGTTATAACTACTCTCCATGGTGGGGTAACTATTACTACGCCCGCCCATACACCTGGGGTTTTGGTGTAAGCTATAACCCATGGTGGGGTTGGAACCTTGGTTTTAACTATAGCTTTGGCTGGTTTAATATGGGCTGGGGTTATGGTGGTTATAACAACTGGGGCGGCTGGTGTGGTGGCTGGTGGGGCCCTTCCATTTATCGTCCTCCGTACCGTTACTATGGCGGTTACTCACATGGCGGTTATTATGGCCCGCACTATGGTGGCGGATACTATGGCGGTGGCAACCGTATGGGAAATTTCACCGGTGGCAGAAATGCAGGCGGTGGCCGTGATGGAGGCAGAATGGGAGGTCGTTATGCAGGTCAGGGAATGAATGGTGGCCGTTCAATCAACAACATTTATAACTACCGTAATGATGTGGTTACCAATGGTGGTGGCCGCGGAGCAGGCGGTAGAGATGGTGGTCGTGTAAACAACGGCGGTTTTAACGGTGGCAACAATGGTGGTTTTAATGGTGGCAGAGGTGGTGCCCGCCAGGACTTTAATGGTAATAATGGTGGCAATGGCTTCAGCAACGGTATTAACAACAGCGGTATGAATGGTGGCCGTGTAGCAGGCGGTAACCCCGGCGGTAATACAGCGGGTGGTGGCAGAGCAGCTAACGGTGGCGCTAATAATGGCCGTGTGTATACAGATGGTAACGGTAATGTATATCAACGTGGCAACCAGGGGCAATGGCAGCAACGCCAGCAAACCCAGTGGCAGCAGGTGGATAACAACCGCAGAGAAACCAT